A section of the Triticum dicoccoides isolate Atlit2015 ecotype Zavitan chromosome 7A, WEW_v2.0, whole genome shotgun sequence genome encodes:
- the LOC119334465 gene encoding aspartyl protease APCB1-like, with amino-acid sequence MTLLPLLQTSLCYLPIPPSSPLLKKRSTQAGMAQAQSHTARAHSRKHPKPAAAAQPATASHNIPNPNQAHDTTQPASHHHSVASRAPSLPSRPRPSPPPPLKLATAGATSLQASPEMAATPLLSGEDTTTPLHGVVVIALPDHADGGGRDASPRSEAPAPAALGRAWRLLRLATAPLVVLAAFAVAAHCYGLYSFSFSGEEDWKWGEGRASSFLLPLHPKPKPAAAGVKAAAAERDSTTAVLPERQYYTSVNIGNPARPYFLDIDTGSALTWIQCDAPCTNCTKGPHPLYKPAKENIVPPKDSHCQELQGNQNYCDTCKQCDYEIAYADRSSSAGVLARDNMRLVTADGERENMDFVFGCAHDQQGKLLDSPASTDGILGLSNGAMSLPTQLAKQGIISNVFGHCIATDPSSSGYMFLGDDYVPRWGMTWVPVRNGPEDVYSTIVQKVNYGGQELNVREQAGKLTQVIFDSGSSYTYFPHEIYTSVIASLEAVSPGFVHDKSDQTLPFCMKPNFPVRSVDDVKQLFKPLLLHFSKAWLVIPRTFAISPENYLIISDKGNVCLGVLDGTEIGHSSTIVIGDVSLRGKLVAYDNDENQIGWAQSDCSRPQKASMVPFFLSKALRSQLL; translated from the exons ATGACCTTGCTGCCGCTGCTGCAAACTTCACTTTGCTACCTTCCAATTCcgccctcctctcctcttcttaagAAGAGGTCAACCCAAGCGGGCATGGCTCAGGCCCAGTCGCACACAGCCCGCGCGCACAGTCGCAAGCATCCAAAACCCGCAGCCGCAGCCCAGCCGGCGACGGCGAGCCATAATATACCAAACCCAAACCAAGCACACGACACGACCCAGCCAGCATCGCATCACCATAGCGTCGCGTCGCGCGCTCCTTCCCTTCCTTCGCGTCCACgaccgtctcctcctcctcctctcaagctTGCAACAGCCGGAGCTACATCTCTACAGGCCTCGCCGGAGATGGCGGCCACGCCGTTGCTGTCGGGGGAGGACACGACGACGCCGTTGCATGGCGTCGTCGTGATCGCCCTCCCGGACCACGCCGACGGCGGGGGCCGGGACGCGTCGCCCAGGAGcgaggcgccggcgccggcggccctGGGACGGGCGTGGAGGCTGCTGCGGCTGGCCACGGCGCCGCTGGTGGTGCTCGCGGCGTTCGCGGTGGCGGCGCACTGCTACGGCCTCtactccttctccttctccggGGAGGAGGACTGGAAATGGGGCGAGgggcgcgcctcctccttcctcctgccGCTGCACCCCAAGCCcaagcccgccgccgccggcgtcaaggccgcggcggcggagagggattCGACCACGGCCGTGCTGCCGGAGAG GCAGTACTACACTTCTGTAAACATTGGCAATCCTGCAAGGCCCTATTTTCTTGATATTGATACAGGGAGTGCACTCACATGGATCCAGTGTGATGCTCCCTGCACAAATTGCACAAAG GGGCCTCATCCTTTGTATAAGCCCGCAAAAGAAAACATAGTTCCACCTAAGGATTCACATTGTCAGGAATTGCAAGGCAACCAAAATTACTGTGACACCTGCAAACAATGCGACTATGAGATCGCGTATGCGGACCGAAGCTCCTCTGCCGGCGTGCTTGCGAGGGACAACATGCGACTGGTCACCGCGGACGGTGAGAGGGAAAACATGGACTTCGTCTTCGG GTGTGCACATGATCAACAAGGAAAGCTTCTGGACTCACCAGCAAGTACTGATGGGATCCTTGGCCTCAGCAACGGGGCAATGAGCCTCCCTACCCAGCTAGCCAAGCAAGGGATCATTTCCAACGTTTTCGGCCATTGCATCGCCACGGATCCCAGCAGTAGCGGCTACATGTTTCTCGGTGATGATTACGTTCCCAGATGGGGAATGACATGGGTTCCCGTCCGCAACGGTCCAGA GGACGTGTACAGCACGATAGTACAGAAAGTGAACTATGGAGGTCAGGAGCTTAATGTGCGAGAGCAGGCTGGGAAGCTGACTCAAGTGATCTTCGACAGCGGGAGCTCATACACTTATTTTCCGCATGAAATATACACAAGCGTGATTGCTTCG CTCGAAGCGGTCTCTCCAGGCTTTGTACACGATAAATCAGATCAAACGCTGCCTTTTTGCATGAAGCCTAATTTTCCAGTGAG GTCTGTGGATGATGTGAAGCAACTGTTCAAGCCCTTGCTCCTGCATTTCAGCAAAGCATGGCTTGTGATCCCAAGAACGTTCGCAATTTCTCCCGAGAACTACTTGATCATCAGC GACAAGGGCAATGTCTGCCTAGGGGTGCTTGATGGAACAGAGATTGGCCACAGCTCAACAATAGTAATTGGAG ATGTTTCCCTCCGTGGGAAGTTAGTTGCGTATGACAACGACGAGAATCAGATCGGATGGGCTCAGTCAGACTGCAGCAGGCCACAGAAAGCAAGCATGGTTCCGTTCTTCCTTTCGAAAGCATTGCGCAGTCAACTTCTTTAA